A genomic segment from Thermostichus lividus PCC 6715 encodes:
- the sppA gene encoding signal peptide peptidase SppA: MPWPLFRSYRHQIARLEITGAIASGTRKRVLKALKTIEERGYPALLLRIDSPGGTVGDSQEIYGALKRLRSKIKIVASFGNISASGGVYIGMGAEHIMANPGTITGSIGVILRGNNLQRLLDKVGVSFKVIKSGPYKDILAFDRELTEEETRILQELIDTSYLQFVQTVAEGRNLEVETVRQFADGRVFTGEQALALGLVDRLGTEEDARRWLAELAGLDPEKAKVHTIEEPKSPLARLLPRQQEERHYPWRAGLEWLEFEMATHGLPLWLYRP, from the coding sequence ATGCCTTGGCCACTGTTCCGTAGCTATCGCCACCAGATTGCTCGCCTTGAAATTACCGGGGCGATCGCCAGTGGGACGCGCAAACGAGTTCTCAAAGCCTTAAAGACGATTGAGGAGCGGGGGTACCCAGCGCTACTGCTGCGCATCGACAGCCCTGGTGGCACCGTGGGAGATTCCCAAGAAATCTATGGGGCGCTAAAGCGACTCCGCTCAAAGATCAAGATTGTTGCTAGCTTTGGCAATATTTCCGCTTCCGGTGGGGTTTATATTGGCATGGGAGCCGAACATATCATGGCCAATCCGGGCACCATTACCGGCAGCATTGGCGTTATTTTGCGCGGTAACAACCTGCAACGACTCCTCGATAAGGTGGGGGTGTCCTTCAAGGTGATTAAGTCTGGCCCCTATAAGGATATTTTGGCCTTTGACCGCGAGCTGACTGAGGAGGAAACTCGGATTCTGCAAGAGTTGATTGATACCAGCTACCTACAGTTTGTGCAAACCGTTGCCGAAGGCCGCAACCTAGAGGTTGAAACGGTACGGCAGTTTGCCGATGGCCGGGTGTTTACAGGGGAGCAAGCTCTTGCCCTTGGCTTGGTGGATCGCTTGGGCACCGAAGAGGACGCGCGGCGATGGCTAGCAGAGTTAGCGGGCTTAGATCCAGAGAAAGCCAAAGTACACACCATCGAGGAACCTAAGTCCCCCTTGGCGCGGCTCCTTCCCCGTCAGCAGGAAGAGCGACACTACCCGTGGCGTGCAGGACTGGAGTGGCTAGAATTTGAAATGGCCACCCATGGGCTTCCCCTGTGGCTCTATCGCCCCTAA
- a CDS encoding Bax inhibitor-1/YccA family protein, producing the protein MSSTSNFQDAIRQAQSSALVGPNVIRNALPFVGGGLLLTAVGSWGGLGVISTAPQLFMPTFIVAIIAEIALFFIAQGVAAKGNNGAAVPLLATYSLLSGYTLAGLIYVALSTVGIMGIVIAAGGCGITFMAASPIGSNLSERDGFALAKTVQLGIIALLVVLVAQLLFSFFGVFTPTFLEIAISGVGVVLFVGAAVVDFFILPRTYRDDQYLAAALSMYLTYINLFIFILRLLIAFNRRQG; encoded by the coding sequence GTGAGTAGTACCAGTAACTTTCAGGATGCCATTCGCCAAGCCCAAAGTAGCGCCCTAGTGGGGCCTAACGTCATCCGCAATGCACTTCCCTTTGTGGGGGGTGGCCTTCTTCTCACTGCCGTGGGTAGCTGGGGTGGCTTGGGCGTTATCAGTACCGCACCACAACTGTTTATGCCCACCTTTATTGTGGCAATTATTGCTGAAATTGCTCTCTTTTTCATTGCCCAAGGTGTGGCGGCCAAAGGTAATAATGGAGCAGCCGTCCCCCTACTTGCCACCTATAGCTTGCTGTCGGGCTATACCCTTGCGGGTCTGATCTATGTTGCCCTGAGCACCGTCGGCATTATGGGGATTGTGATTGCAGCAGGGGGGTGCGGCATCACATTTATGGCAGCTAGCCCCATTGGTTCGAATTTGTCAGAGCGCGATGGCTTTGCCCTTGCCAAAACGGTGCAACTGGGAATCATTGCCCTATTGGTGGTGCTGGTTGCCCAACTACTGTTTAGCTTCTTTGGCGTCTTTACCCCCACCTTTTTGGAAATTGCCATCTCTGGTGTTGGGGTAGTGCTCTTTGTCGGCGCTGCGGTGGTGGACTTTTTTATCTTGCCTCGCACCTACCGCGATGACCAGTACCTCGCGGCGGCGCTTTCGATGTACTTGACCTACATCAACCTGTTTATTTTTATTCTCCGCTTATTGATCGCGTTTAATCGCCGCCAGGGGTGA
- the murI gene encoding glutamate racemase, whose protein sequence is MDNWYEGTQGLDPTGSIGVFDSGVGGLTVLRALQAQLPRESFLYLADTARLPYGTRSRSEILQYVREILTWMQHRGIKMAVMACNTSSALALEQVRHEFSFPILGLIEPAAQAAVTIGKRIGIIATPATVKSGTYVRVLQECSPHVAIAQVACPEFVPLIESNCLSGERVRRSVRQALAPLIEFGLDTLVYGCTHYPHLRHIIADYLPSSVHHLDPATTVAHSTAHALKALSLQTVAHQGHVHFYVSGAPEQFARLASQWLGYYPRTQHLPLSVLSQSYSVEITLPTVPAVVAS, encoded by the coding sequence GTGGACAACTGGTACGAGGGAACCCAAGGACTCGATCCTACAGGGTCGATTGGCGTGTTTGACAGCGGGGTAGGTGGCCTAACGGTTTTACGTGCCCTACAAGCTCAGTTGCCAAGGGAGTCGTTTCTTTACCTTGCGGATACAGCACGACTTCCCTACGGCACCCGCAGCCGCAGTGAGATTCTCCAGTACGTGCGGGAAATCCTCACGTGGATGCAGCATCGGGGGATCAAAATGGCCGTCATGGCCTGCAATACCAGTTCTGCCCTTGCCCTAGAACAGGTGCGCCATGAATTTTCCTTTCCCATTTTGGGACTCATTGAACCTGCTGCTCAGGCCGCTGTCACCATTGGTAAACGCATTGGCATTATTGCGACCCCTGCCACCGTTAAAAGTGGTACCTATGTACGGGTACTGCAGGAGTGCTCCCCCCACGTGGCGATCGCCCAAGTGGCCTGTCCGGAATTTGTGCCCTTAATTGAAAGTAACTGCCTCAGCGGCGAGCGAGTGCGCCGTAGTGTTCGCCAAGCCTTAGCCCCTCTGATTGAATTTGGACTCGACACCTTAGTGTACGGGTGTACCCACTACCCACACCTGCGCCACATCATTGCGGACTACCTTCCCAGTTCAGTTCATCACCTTGATCCGGCGACAACTGTTGCCCATAGCACTGCCCATGCCCTGAAAGCGCTCTCTCTCCAGACGGTTGCGCACCAAGGGCACGTTCACTTCTACGTCAGTGGTGCTCCAGAGCAGTTTGCCCGACTTGCCTCCCAGTGGTTAGGGTACTACCCCCGCACTCAACACCTACCCCTGAGTGTCCTCAGCCAGTCCTATAGTGTTGAGATCACCCTGCCCACGGTGCCTGCCGTTGTTGCCAGTTGA